The stretch of DNA agtaaatcaaatattttatgaataaaaaaagctttgagaattatttttttatataaaagttatgtttacaaattaaattgttatccCATAGGTGCAATGGCTGCAACTTTAGCGTTATATTATGAAATCCTAGCTTTAAACctgatataacaaaatatgattaAGTTAGTAGTAAGGTCTAGCCTTGGATTCAGTATTTGTGTTCTAACTGATAATTAGTATATATAATAGGGTTCTTCCTTACCACATTACAGGAAAATAGACAATACACAACTTTGCTCATGTTAATGTTACTTAACATTGAATGTCTctatcttttaattaaactttaaaatatactttagcGGTCTGTTTCACAATGTCTTACACTAAACCAATTACAAAgtaaatctttcaaataaatggtaatcaaaACAGTATTACATGCATAACTGCCATATATGTTAACtggtgtataatatttaatgaatcaaTGAAACAGgctaaaaattaacaatattgctATCATTTAAATGTCCTACTGCTAGAAAAATCCTCTTAATACATAGAAGAATTTTGAAGCTGCCATTACCCTGCTTTAATATAGGCACCCAATTTTCCCCTAGTGTGTTCTATCCAGCAATGTGATAGAGAGCTAGCTTATCGCCAttacgggcacaaattccagactctaggctgataatgagtagaaaatCTCAATACCACTTTTTGATACCGAGCTGGGACCTCACAGCAGTAGTCGTACCATGCGCTATACAACTATGCTGaggcataaataatattttttcatttaggCACGACAACATGGCAGAGCTGTATGCTGTAGTCAGCACCCTACAGCACCTAGAGAAAGCGTACATGCGCGACTGCGTCCCCGCGCAGGAGTACACTGCGGCGTGCAGTCGACTGCTCGTGCAATACAAAGTGGCATTCAAACAAGTGCAGGGCGACGAATTTCCTAATATAGATGCCTTTGTTGCCAAGTACAGAGTGagttttaatcatttttacatAGAAAAGATAACAAAGAAACTGAGTCACCTGATTCTTCAGATAGGAAGTAAGTGACTCCTCCATATTGTGGAATGTAAATGCTATTCATTGTGTTGCTATTATTGAGATTTAAGATCTTATGTTATTCAGattgtatattaatttcattcaaaattataCACCATAATAGATTTTAGGACTTTAAAACATCATCCTTCTCCGCAACTTACTTAATAAACTTTTCTGTAAGTTTGTAAATGTGATCAGTGGTCATTAATCTACCAgatttttgtgaatatttgtCGGTAAATTGCTACAAAAAGTAGATGaagttatataatacaaattactcaaaaatgtttcctttttattaaacttattactatttttatttaatgaaatttaaataatgttgtaGTTGGACTGCCCAGCAGCATTAGAAAGAATAAGGGAGAACAAGCCGAATCTCATCAAGGATGATAAAGGCaacactaataaatatattgctgaAATTGTATCTGTAAGTATTTGCATGGTAgtctattacttaaaaaatcatagaattatttcttatgtttaaaattatacattattttatatactacagcaagaaatatataaacaaacactGTTCATAAtgtaagacaaaataaaaaatgtggctggaactaaatattttgaacaatggCATGACAAAACCCTACCATCTTCCatcaaattgtttatttactataccttataaaaaataattaatggattttttcaattattttgaatCTAGATTTACAATAATCATTCCCATGCCTAGTTATATGAATGCTATGACATAACATCTGAATATCATATTTGAacaagtaataaatttttaataataaaatagaaaactcTGTTTTGTTGTAGCTATTCATAACATTGATGGACAAGCTTCGCCTCGAGTTCCACGCGATGGACATGATCCAACCAGAGCTGCGCGACTTACGTGACACCATGGACCGGCTCATCATGCTGCCTGATCAGTTCGAGGGCAAATTAAAGGTACAAAATTGTCCCTTATATCTTCCACTGGTTTTGTAAACCAAAAtcgataattttttgacactaGCCACCAATTTCAATCAACAATCCCAAGGGTCTTTTTTGATCTACTGTGACCCAATGACCAAATGGCCCAATCAGaatatattgcattatattattatttgattgttatattctcggaatcggatcaAAGATAAAGATTAGGATGGTTTATTCAAATCTGCCGTTAACTGTAAAGGCCGGTAGGCAGTggtttatgataatatttgaCG from Manduca sexta isolate Smith_Timp_Sample1 chromosome 4, JHU_Msex_v1.0, whole genome shotgun sequence encodes:
- the LOC115456030 gene encoding vacuolar protein sorting-associated protein 28 homolog, giving the protein MQDTRPELYEEVKLNRNAREREKHDNMAELYAVVSTLQHLEKAYMRDCVPAQEYTAACSRLLVQYKVAFKQVQGDEFPNIDAFVAKYRLDCPAALERIRENKPNLIKDDKGNTNKYIAEIVSLFITLMDKLRLEFHAMDMIQPELRDLRDTMDRLIMLPDQFEGKLKVQEWLDKLSEMSASDELSEAQVRQLLFDLETSYGAFNKFLHKD